One Huiozyma naganishii CBS 8797 chromosome 5, complete genome DNA segment encodes these proteins:
- the KNAG0E00610 gene encoding uncharacterized protein (similar to Saccharomyces cerevisiae YAP1802 (YGR241C) and YAP1801 (YHR161C); ancestral locus Anc_5.84), with protein sequence MTTYVKLVKGATKIKMAPPKAKYVDPILLGTAQRDDFREIVGALRTRVGDSAWTVVYKSLLVCHLMFREGDEQIVLEYFADHLDFFRLGDVVLSHRGNSNDVRLLERYANYLKVRAREYGELHVDYVGKDYKSLKISINSDDATSVTRALAHVDSLEEQVAALIKNRYSQFDLSNELLLYGFKLLVYDLLPLYNALNEGIITLLEAFFELSHTNADRTLQMYKRFVDLTENVVKYLKAGKQIGMRIPVIKHITTKLVSSLEEHLLEDDKTHNTFSNDSNYPPSDSSPTKNLAQQRLEEIRQQKRLLEEQLREQHVVMSPSATATFLPPPQQPQEVYNPFSAPQNVAAQITNNPFMAQGATHHSAATTTFVSQQQPPQIHQFATTPAFTPVAQYTGQAMAPLMNQQQLPQQAPQATNPMDTFNSGFASSTTGGQITQPTMSQQPTLAPLPTGSNNPFALNNAQSTEPARHDMNPFSVTQPQQSTGNNYAQQQAPAQSATNNPFSLGTAHQLQYQTPNQQVFQNSNTFPMGIPQPQVQQTSQFNLQNANTFSQATGQEMSQNVPFNANTFPQQQQQNFFQGQPQMLPAQQQPQQQQQQFSMNLIDI encoded by the coding sequence ATGACAACGTACGTGAAGCTGGTGAAAGGGGCGACGAAGATCAAGATGGCGCCGCCCAAGGCGAAGTACGTCGACCCGATTCTGCTAGGGACCGCGCAGCGGGACGATTTCCGCGAGATTGTGGGCGCGCTGCGGACACGGGTCGGCGACTCTGCCTGGACGGTCGTGTACAAGAGTCTGCTTGTGTGCCATCTCATGTTTAGGGAGGGCGATGAGCAAATCGTGCTCGAGTATTTCGCGGACCATCTGGACTTCTTCAGGCTTGGGGACGTTGTGCTCAGCCACAGGGGGAACTCGAACGACGTGCGGCTGCTGGAACGGTACGCTAACTACTTAAAGGTGCGCGCGAGGGAGTACGGCGAGTTGCACGTGGACTACGTGGGGAAGGACtacaaatctttgaagatctcgATCAACTCGGACGACGCTACGTCTGTTACACGCGCACTGGCCCATGTGGATTCGCTCGAGGAGCAAGTTGCCGCTCTGATCAAGAATAGGTACTCGCAGTTCGATCTGTCTAACGAACTGCTCCTGTACGGGTTCAAGTTACTCGTGTACGACTTGCTGCCGCTGTACAACGCACTGAACGAGGGTATTATTACGCTGTTGGAGGCATTTTTCGAGCTGTCGCACACGAACGCAGACAGGACGCTGCAAATGTACAAAAGATTCGTCGACCTCACGGAGAACGTAGTCAAATACTTGAAGGCGGGGAAACAGATCGGGATGCGGATACCAGTGATCAAACATATAACGACAAAACTGGTGAGCTCGCTGGAGGAACATCTCCTAGAGGACGATAAGACACATAACACCTTCAGCAACGACTCAAACTATCCGCCATCAGATTCTTCACCGACGAAAAACCTGGCACAGCAGAGACTGGAGGAGATTAGACAACAGAAGAGACTGCTGGAGGAACAACTCAGAGAACAACATGTGGTCATGTCGCCCTCGGCAACAGCAACTTTCTTACCACCACCGCAACAACCTCAAGAAGTGTACAATCCGTTCTCAGCACCGCAGAACGTGGCAGCTCAAATAACAAATAACCCGTTTATGGCACAGGGGGCAACCCACCATTCAGCTGCAACGACGACCTTTGTgtcgcagcagcaaccaccTCAGATACACCAGTTTGCCACAACGCCCGCGTTTACACCAGTTGCGCAATATACAGGACAGGCCATGGCACCATTGAtgaaccagcagcaactgcCACAGCAAGCTCCTCAAGCTACAAACCCGATGGATACATTCAACAGCGGCTTTGCCAGCAGCACGACTGGCGGTCAGATAACACAACCTACAATGTCGCAGCAGCCTACCCTTGCACCATTGCCCACAGGCTCAAATAACCCATTTGCATTGAACAACGCACAGTCGACAGAACCAGCAAGACACGATATGAACCCGTTCTCCGTTACTCAACCACAGCAGTCAACGGGTAACAACTACGCGCAGCAACAGGCTCCAGCACAGTCAGCTACAAACAACCCGTTCTCGCTGGGCACTGCACATCAACTGCAATACCAAACGCCCAATCAACAAGTGTTTCAAAACTCAAATACATTCCCTATGGGCATTCCACAACCACAAGTACAGCAGACCTCGCAATTCAACCTCCAAAATGCAAACACTTTCTCTCAGGCCACCGGCCAAGAGATGTCACAGAACGTTCCATTCAATGCAAATACCTtcccacagcagcagcagcaaaatTTCTTCCAAGGTCAACCCCAGATG
- the MPC2 gene encoding mitochondrial pyruvate carrier (similar to Saccharomyces cerevisiae YGR243W and YHR162W; ancestral locus Anc_5.83), giving the protein MSSINFAFKRFMKSPTGPKTVHFWAPTLKWGLVIAGLSDLTRPVEKVSGAQSLSLLATAAIWTRWSFVIKPKNYLLASVNSVLGLTAAYHIVRIGVHRVKNGDTVSQACRYIVNGPERHELKETAA; this is encoded by the coding sequence ATGTCGAGCATAAATTTTGCATTCAAGAGATTCATGAAGAGCCCCACGGGTCCAAAGACCGTGCATTTCTGGGCCCCCACTTTGAAATGGGGGCTTGTGATTGCCGGTCTTTCGGATTTGACGAGACCCGTTGAGAAGGTGTCAGGGGCACAGAGTCTGTCGCTGCTGGCCACCGCAGCCATCTGGACGAGGTGGTCTTTCGTGATCAAGCCCAAGAACTACCTGCTGGCATCGGTCAATTCCGTGCTGGGCCTCACCGCAGCGTACCACATTGTACGGATCGGTGTACACAGAGTTAAAAATGGTGACACCGTGTCGCAGGCATGCCGCTACATCGTCAATGGACCTGAACGCCacgaattgaaggaaacgGCAGCTTAA
- the BRF1 gene encoding transcription factor TFIIIB subunit BRF1 (similar to Saccharomyces cerevisiae BRF1 (YGR246C); ancestral locus Anc_5.80), giving the protein MPVCKNCKKTEFVRDLSNANNDLVCQNCGVVSEDNPIVSEVTFGETSSGAAMVQGSFISAGQSHASFMSHGGSSALDSREATLNNARRKLRAVSHALSIPDYITDAAFQWYKLALSYNFVQGRRSQNVIAACLYVACRKEKTHHMLIDFSSRLQVSVYSIGATFLKMVKRLHITKLPMADPSLFIQHFAEKLDLGDKKIKVVKDAVKLAQRMSDDWMFEGRRPAGIAGACVLLACRMNNLRRTHTEIVSVSHVAEDTLQERLNEFKATGAGKLSVKEFREDPATADQAARPPSFARNRKNEKKIKEAIRQNELTETSEEALKRDPILSQVMSAQELSSREVLFYLNEFSKKREKVFKRIKATHGIDDEDIHRAEVETKKRKEEEKGGGADKNTGDESDKSDQDADAGPQLRRSKRINKKKIMEMVQLKVQTEKYENELSSDSESSSEEENEREGDVTSHGKFQDSIDGYSLEKDPYRPLNLHLLPKTNDFLGKIKDDEEDLADVDDEEIETLLLDEEAASLKERIWVGINEEYLLEQEEKRLKEEADMIAGNTSTKRKRNGTKGRKRKLVKIEVDTTSSVGAMDALIRKSEMQEALKLAEESGDATAADSVKNMLQKASFSKKINYNAIDNLFKR; this is encoded by the coding sequence ATGCCTGTGTGTAAAAACTGTAAGAAAACGGAGTTCGTGCGCGATCTTTCGAACGCAAACAATGATTTGGTGTGCCAGAACTGTGGGGTTGTTTCTGAGGATAACCCGATTGTGTCCGAGGTGACGTTTGGGGAGACCAGTTCTGGGGCCGCGATGGTGCAAGGGTCCTTCATATCTGCCGGGCAGTCGCACGCGTCGTTCATGTCGCACGGCGGGTCCAGCGCGCTGGACTCGCGCGAGGCGACTCTGAACAACGCGCGGCGGAAACTCCGCGCCGTGTCGCATGCGCTCTCGATCCCGGATTACATCACAGACGCGGCGTTCCAGTGGTACAAGCTTGCGCTGTCGTACAACTTCGTGCAGGGTCGGCGGTCGCAGAACGTGATAGCCGCGTGTCTGTACGTCGCTTGCAGGAAGGAGAAGACGCATCACATGCTCATTGATTTCTCGTCCCGGTTACAAGTCAGCGTCTACTCTATAGGGgccactttcttgaagatggTCAAGCGGTTGCATATCACGAAACTGCCCATGGCAGATCCATCGTTGTTCATCCAGCATTTCGCGGAGAAGTTGGACCTTGGAGACAAAAAGATTAAAGTCGTCAAGGATGCGGTCAAACTCGCTCAAAGGATGTCCGACGATTGGATGTTTGAGGGGAGGCGCCCTGCGGGGATCGCAGGTGCATGTGTTTTACTAGCTTGTAGGATGAACAACCTGCGGAGGACGCACACGGAGATCGTGTCCGTTTCGCATGTAGCAGAGGATACTTTACAAGAACGGTTAAACGAGTTTAAGGCGACTGGTGCAGGTAAGCTGTCCGTCAAAGAATTTAGAGAGGATCCAGCGACAGCGGACCAAGCTGCCAGACCACCGTCGTTTGCCAGGAACCGTaagaacgagaagaaaatcaaGGAGGCGATCAGGCAGAACGAACTGACAGAGACGAGCGAGGAGGCACTGAAGAGGGACCCCATCTTGTCCCAAGTGATGAGCGCTCAAGAGTTATCCTCTCGAGAGGTTCTATTCTATTTGAACGAGTTctcaaagaagagggagaaagTGTTTAAAAGAATAAAGGCCACTCATGGGATTGACGATGAGGATATCCACAGAGCGGAGGTAgagacgaagaagaggaaagaggaggaaaagGGCGGGGGTGCAGACAAGAATACCGGTGATGAGAGCGACAAATCAGACCAAGACGCGGACGCAGGGCCACAACTCCGCAGAAGTAAAAGGATCaataagaagaagatcatgGAGATGGTGCAACTCAAAGTGCAAACTGAAAAGTACGAGAATGAGTTGTCCTCTGATTCAGAATCGTCCTCGGAAGAGGAGAACGAGCGGGAGGGGGACGTGACGTCACACGGCAAATTCCAGGATTCCATTGACGGTTACTCGCTAGAGAAGGACCCATACAGGCCGCTAAATCTCCATTTGCTTCCCAAGACCAACGATTTCTTAGGGAAGATCAaggatgacgaggaggattTGGCCGATGTGGACGACGAGGAAATTGAGACGCTGCTTCTAGACGAGGAGGCTGCGTCCCTCAAGGAGAGGATATGGGTTGGTATCAACGAGGAGTACTTGCTCGAACAGGAGGAGAAACGGTTGAAGGAAGAGGCGGACATGATCGCGGGGAACACGTCGACGAAGCGGAAGCGCAATGGCACGAAGGGCCGGAAGCGGAAACTCGTGAAGATCGAGGTGGACACGACGAGCTCTGTCGGGGCAATGGACGCGCTGATCCGGAAGTCCGAGATGCAAGAGGCGCTGAAGCTTGCTGAGGAGAGCGGAGACGCCACTGCCGCTGACAGTGTCAAGAACATGTTGCAAAAGGCgagtttctcgaagaagatcaaCTACAATGCGATCGATAACCTCTTCAAGAGGTGA
- the SOL3 gene encoding 6-phosphogluconolactonase SOL3 (similar to Saccharomyces cerevisiae SOL4 (YGR248W) and SOL3 (YHR163W); ancestral locus Anc_5.78) — MVNVVVCAASDNLPEKVGEYVLRKQDEALARGSVFNLAISGGSLVNVLKTALIDDKKVADKVQWSKWRVYFVDERIVSLTHPDSNYGAFKEAVLDHLPSGVQVQVFPINASLAGKGPEAYEQVAKEYEEILPKKLDTLLLGCGPDGHTCSLFPDAEHAYLVAERQKRVIWCHDSPKPPSDRVTITIPVMDAAGDIAFVATGSSKQPVMHQIFDKKDTKLPTALVNKLFGGKVTWFVDDQAFTKVETKTF, encoded by the coding sequence ATGGTTAACGTAGTTGTTTGTGCTGCTTCCGATAATTTGCCCGAGAAAGTAGGGGAGTACGTTCTGCGCAAGCAGGACGAGGCTCTGGCCCGCGGGTCCGTGTTCAATTTGGCGATCAGCGGCGGGTCCCTCGTCAATGTGCTGAAGACGGCGCTGATTGACGACAAGAAGGTCGCGGACAAAGTCCAGTGGTCCAAATGGAGAGTGTATTTCGTCGACGAGAGAATCGTCAGCTTGACGCACCCGGACAGCAACTACGGTGCGTTCAAGGAGGCCGTGCTCGACCATTTGCCCTCTGGTGTGCAGGTTCAAGTGTTTCCCATTAACGCTTCGCTGGCGGGGAAAGGTCCCGAGGCCTACGAACAGGTCGCGAAGGAGTACGAGGAAATCCTCCCAAAGAAATTGGACACTCTTCTGTTAGGGTGTGGCCCAGACGGGCACACTTGCTCGCTGTTCCCAGACGCGGAACACGCGTACCTCGTCGCTGAGAGACAGAAGAGAGTCATCTGGTGCCACGACTCCCCCAAGCCTCCTAGCGACAGAGTCACCATCACCATCCCCGTCATGGATGCCGCTGGAGACATCGCGTTCGTTGCCACGGGCAGCTCGAAACAGCCAGTGATGCACCAGATttttgacaagaaggacACAAAATTGCCCACCGCACTGGTCAACAAGTTGTTCGGCGGGAAAGTTACTTGGTTCGTCGACGACCAAGCGTTCACAAAGGTGGAAACGAAAACTTTCTGA